TAAAATGAAGGTACCTCCTGAAATATTGAATAAGCCGGGGAAACTAACCGAATGGGAATTTTCAAATATGAAAAAACATCCTGAAGCAGGAGCCAAACTTCTTGAAGAGACAGGCGGGTTTGATCGCCGTGCAATATTGATGGTCCTACAACATCATGAAAAATATGCCGGTGGTGGCTATCCTAATTCTGTACCGGGAAACAAGATTAGCACCTTTGGTATGATGACTGCCATTGCTGATGTTTATGATGCGCTGACAAGTGAGCGTGTTTATAAAAAAGGGATGCCTCCATTCAATGCTCTTAAAATTCTTTATAGAGACAGGGGGTATCATTTCCATCCGAAACTTGTTGAGCATTTCATAAGGGCTATGGGACTTTATCCTGTTGGGAGTTTAGTGCGTCTTGGAAATAATTGTATAGGAATAGTTATCAATGCAAACAGAGTGAATCTTCTTCATCCAAAAATAATGGTCATCACAGATGGTGAAAATAATCCTCTTCCTCAACCGAGAATTATAAATATCAATCCACCAACAAGCGATGTCTCTGCAGAATGGACGATTTCAGATATTATGGAGCCGGAAAAAACATCTCAGAAAAAGGAAAAAGATAGAAGCGACATAGAAATTGTTGAAGTATTGGATCCGGCTGTTTTAAATATTAGTGTTGAAAAATACCTAACAGAAGCCGCATCCTTGGAAAAGGAGGAAGAAGATGCGGCATAACTCCTCTATATTATAAAACTTTCTTTTTTATTTCACATTTGCGACAAAGATTATTATCATATATAAACTATCTTTTAAAGTAATGTTTCATATAATAGAGAATGAATGCCATTGAAATAGAGGGGCTTACAAAAAAATATCGAAGCGGTTTTTTTCTGCGGAGCGTTACAGCGGTAGAAAATCTCTCTCTTTCCATTAAAGAAGGTGAAATAACAGGATTCTTGGGCCCAAACGGGGCAGGCAAAACTACAACCATTAAATCGATTCTTGGCATTATTACACCCACAGCCGGAACGATTAAAATTTTTGGCGAAGATCCAAAAAATGTTTCTATTAAGAATCGAATAGGATTTCTTCCGGAAGAGCCATACTTTTATGATTATCTTAAAGGATATGAATTTTTGAAGTTTTATGGAAACCTCTTTGGTATAGAAGGGAAAACTTTAAAGAAAAGAATTGATGTTCTTCTTGATGAGGTCAAACTTACTTTTGCCGCTTCTCGTCCCCTTAAAAAATATTCGAAAGGTATGCTTCAACGAATTGGTATTGCTCAAGCGCTCATAAATGACCCTGACCTAATCATTCTCGATGAGCCAATGTCAGGTATCGACCCCATTGGCAGAAAGGATATCAGGGAAATCATTTTAAATCTAAAAGATAAAGGGAAAACAATCTTTTTCAGTTCACATATTCTTTCAGATGTGGAAATGATTTGTGACTGTGTGGCAATAATCAATAAAGGACATCTTATTGAAGTCAAAAAAATAGATGAAATTAGAAGAGAAGGTGAAGGGAATTATGAAATAACCGTCAAGGCTCCAAATACTCAAATACATCAGCTTCTTACAAATATTGAAGGTTTTTTGAAGGAAAGGGGAGGGTTCTTGGTTTTTGAATCTAATAAAGGAGAAAAACAAAAACTTCTGAAAAAAATTATGGATGTGGGCGGTGAAATAATATCAGTTTCGCCTGCTCATAAGTCTCTTGAAGAGATATTCTTTGAGAAAATTGAGAACAAATGAAAATTTTAGTAATTGCCTTCAACACATTTAAAGAAATTATCAGGGATCGTGTACTTTATAACATAATCATTTTTTCACTCCTTATTATCTTTTCAGCCGTACTTCTGGGGCGCCTATCAATCGGAGAACATTCAAAAATAGTAGAAGATATTGGATTGAGCGCTATAGAGATTTTTGCTCTTCTCATATCAATTTTTATCGGTATTACTCTCGTCTATAAGGAGATAGACAAGAAAACAATATATACGATTCTTGCAAAGCCAGTAAAAAGATATCAATTCATTTTAGGAAAATTCATTGGATTGGTTGCAATCATCCTTGTCAATATTGTTGTAATGAGCACTGTGTTGATGGTTATATCGTGGTCTATCTCAGGAATTTTTAAATTTCAACTTCTACAAGCTGTCTTTCTGATTTTCTTTGAAATGATTATTATCACTGCTGTGGCAATTCTTTTTTCTTCTTTTACAACTCCTTTTTTGAGCACCCTATTTACATTGGCAATTTTTATTATAGGCACGGCAACTACTGATATTAAAAATCTTAGCAAGAAAGCTTCCTTGCCTCTGCGCATCTTAGCTGAAACTCTTTATTATATTCTTCCAAATCTTGATAATTTTGATGTAAAGATGCAGGCAGTCTATGGACAGAATATAAATTCTTCATTTCTTATTTGGTCAGTATGCTATGCTCTTCTCTATTCTGTTTTAATAGTGTCTTTGGCAATAGTGATTTTTGAAAAACGGGATTTTAAATGAAGACTTTGATGCACAAATCTATTCCTCAGATGGTCTAAAATAAGTACCTTAATGAGTAGGCACGGAATATCCAGAAATTCGCTTATTCTGACAATGAATTTCTTGGATTAATCAAAAATTGAAAAGATAGGCAACAAATGATTTACGCTTTTAATGAATTATACCGGGAGAAAGTGCATCCATTAGCAGCAAAAAGTGCAGAATGCAGATGATAGAAAGAGGATGCATAGAGAAAATATATTTTTAGCCAGCTGTGATTTATATCTGTGATTTTGCGATTTTTTCATAAAAAGAGACGATCTCATTTCCCCTTTTCTGAATTGAAAAATTCTCCAAAGCTTTCACTCGTGCAGCTTTTCCTATTTTTTCCCGCAAGTCTTCAGACAAAATGAGTTTTTCTATTTTCTCAATCCACTCACTCTCATTTGAAGCAAGATAGCCGTTTATGCCATCGTCAACTATATCATTATTGATGCCCACCGGACTGCTTACTGAGGGAATGGCTGCAATCATATATTGAAGCAGTTTCAGTCCACATTTTCCTCTGCACCATTCATCATCTTTGAGCGGCATAATTCCAATATCAAAGAAACTAATTTCCTCCCATTCCTTTTCATAATCCCATTGGACAAACTCCGTAATTACTCCATCAAGGCAAAGTTTTTCTGATGAAACAATCCTCAAAACAATCTCATATCTTTTTGAAAGCTCTCTCAATGCCTCCTGAATAATCGTCAAATATTTGAAATTCCATGATAGTCCAATCCATCCAATGACAACTTTGTCTTTTATTCTATAATCTCTTTTTACCACCACTCTTTCATCATCAATCAAGGTTGGATGAATCAATACATTTTTATTTCTCCTTTGTGCAAATTCAGCTAGATTCTTATTGCCTGCAATTACACCATTGTAGAGAGGCAGAAGCTTTTCAAATTTTTTTCTATGAAGAAAGGTTAGGTAAATAGCGTCATCAAATTCGAGAAATACATATTTTGCCCGCTTTATGAAAGGTATTTCTATAAAAGCCGGTAAATATGGGAAAAGTTGGTGTTCAATTACAACAGAAGTGGACTTGTCGATTTTCAGTAAGTGAAGAAACCTTTTTGTGAAACTATAAATAGAGTAAATTGTTTTAATAAAAATTTTCAAAGGCTTATTCTTGATTTGAATAATCTTAAAATAGAAATCACCAAAAAGTGGACTTATATGAATATTGATTTTTTTTGCTTCAAGCAAAGGAAGAAACTGATAAATTCGGTATCTACTGCTGGGTCCTATTGCTGAGGTTTTGGAAAAATAGTAGATGATATGATTCATATTCTGATATAAAAATTTTTTTTTTGGAATATTTGTTTAGTTATTATCTTGCGCAGTCTTTTTGTAATCTTAACTGCTTCCAATGATTTTTTTTACTATTTTCTTGATTCTCGGATGTTCATTGAAAAATGGCCTTACCTTTTCTTTTAACCAGTTTAATTTATTTATTTTGATCAAAGGCTCCGTGATTCCTTGAGATTCGTTGAGAGCATTAAAAAGAAATTCATAATCTATTCCTTTAATTTTGCATTCAGTTGCGTTTCTTCGATAACTGTCATGGCTTTTTACCAGTGAAAGGTTGTGCTCTTCACAATATGTAAAAAGGTCACTGCCGGGATGAGGTGTATAAAATGCAGGACTATAGTGGTCAGGTTTTATTTTTTTTATCATTCTTACTGTATCCATCACTTCTTCTTTTGTTTCGGTAGGCACTCCAATCATATAGTTAGCCCAAATTTTAATCCCGTATTTTCTGCAAATTTCTGCTGCCTTGTAATTGTGTTCAACTTTTGTGCCTTTTCGTAAAAAGTTTAATATTCGTTGGTTGCCGCTTTCAAATCCAATGAAAAATAGACTTAATCCTGAATTTCTCATTTCTTTTATCATTTCCTCATTCTTACATACTATGTCTGCTCTCGTCTGGCAGGCGAAGGGTTGATTGAATCGTTTCCTGTATTTCTTGCAAAAGTCGTAAATCCATTCACTGTCTTCCGTAAGACAGTCATCATGAATCATCATACTCTTGAAATGATATTTTTTATCGAGATATTCCAATTCTTCCAATACATTGTCTACGCTTCTTCTTCGTACCTTTGGACCAAAAATCTTTCGTTCTGCCGGCTGACAAAAACTGCAGTTGTATAGACATCCTCTGCCGGCAATTATCGTTATGAAGGGCGAATCGAATCCTTTTACGGGAAGTGGATATTCAAGACTTGAAAAAAGCTCTCTGTCTGCAAATGGCAGTGCATCGAGGTCTGGTTTTATTCCTTCTATGA
This Candidatus Schekmanbacteria bacterium DNA region includes the following protein-coding sequences:
- a CDS encoding glycosyltransferase; translation: MNHIIYYFSKTSAIGPSSRYRIYQFLPLLEAKKINIHISPLFGDFYFKIIQIKNKPLKIFIKTIYSIYSFTKRFLHLLKIDKSTSVVIEHQLFPYLPAFIEIPFIKRAKYVFLEFDDAIYLTFLHRKKFEKLLPLYNGVIAGNKNLAEFAQRRNKNVLIHPTLIDDERVVVKRDYRIKDKVVIGWIGLSWNFKYLTIIQEALRELSKRYEIVLRIVSSEKLCLDGVITEFVQWDYEKEWEEISFFDIGIMPLKDDEWCRGKCGLKLLQYMIAAIPSVSSPVGINNDIVDDGINGYLASNESEWIEKIEKLILSEDLREKIGKAARVKALENFSIQKRGNEIVSFYEKIAKSQI
- a CDS encoding radical SAM protein, producing the protein MPLKVKFVFPSITGVGFGSYGKGMEESWISHGLSLISACVKKAGFDVSLADLRCMGGWKDFEKDVAHSSPDVLAVTMMSVDFNPAMKAIDIAKKINPEIITVVGGPHPSIMPEEVLAQEKIDYVIKGEGEISFVNLLKELDSGHKPSERLIEGIKPDLDALPFADRELFSSLEYPLPVKGFDSPFITIIAGRGCLYNCSFCQPAERKIFGPKVRRRSVDNVLEELEYLDKKYHFKSMMIHDDCLTEDSEWIYDFCKKYRKRFNQPFACQTRADIVCKNEEMIKEMRNSGLSLFFIGFESGNQRILNFLRKGTKVEHNYKAAEICRKYGIKIWANYMIGVPTETKEEVMDTVRMIKKIKPDHYSPAFYTPHPGSDLFTYCEEHNLSLVKSHDSYRRNATECKIKGIDYEFLFNALNESQGITEPLIKINKLNWLKEKVRPFFNEHPRIKKIVKKIIGSS
- a CDS encoding HD-GYP domain-containing protein, which codes for MQKKVTTLEDGVRYEGEKEVDQIPEDERKEKRAFLKEFVKGKTLYAKATESTTQVLKEIREGKNINVGKVEEIVASMVDSILENADTMLTLAKIKEYDEYTFKHSLNVAVLTIALAKYLHFSKRELQIIGTGGIMHDCGKMKVPPEILNKPGKLTEWEFSNMKKHPEAGAKLLEETGGFDRRAILMVLQHHEKYAGGGYPNSVPGNKISTFGMMTAIADVYDALTSERVYKKGMPPFNALKILYRDRGYHFHPKLVEHFIRAMGLYPVGSLVRLGNNCIGIVINANRVNLLHPKIMVITDGENNPLPQPRIININPPTSDVSAEWTISDIMEPEKTSQKKEKDRSDIEIVEVLDPAVLNISVEKYLTEAASLEKEEEDAA
- a CDS encoding ABC transporter ATP-binding protein → MNAIEIEGLTKKYRSGFFLRSVTAVENLSLSIKEGEITGFLGPNGAGKTTTIKSILGIITPTAGTIKIFGEDPKNVSIKNRIGFLPEEPYFYDYLKGYEFLKFYGNLFGIEGKTLKKRIDVLLDEVKLTFAASRPLKKYSKGMLQRIGIAQALINDPDLIILDEPMSGIDPIGRKDIREIILNLKDKGKTIFFSSHILSDVEMICDCVAIINKGHLIEVKKIDEIRREGEGNYEITVKAPNTQIHQLLTNIEGFLKERGGFLVFESNKGEKQKLLKKIMDVGGEIISVSPAHKSLEEIFFEKIENK